The proteins below are encoded in one region of Helicoverpa zea isolate HzStark_Cry1AcR chromosome 21, ilHelZeax1.1, whole genome shotgun sequence:
- the LOC124640740 gene encoding uncharacterized protein LOC124640740, which produces MSAFQSHVRGKMLRLCVFGLLCTILLAGGATGNQVSIATRELNEGDSFTLSVVTILHKLNKCILMPPHNGSVTFTPRDTSQKFDKFEVLNGNIMIACEVRVLNVDKEDEGVWVLTYDHDGDDKAETDTAQVVLITAEPEKEEEDENIHFLSKINHFTREGLVIDVSLDNTVSDEECYIRPPGGSLVKSESFQMENVTVQKKSNFVSCRISIGPMTQNLLGEWSLCGKPAGKDEMRCQQAEIVWNNNNRPATHWDQTIQNRFSHPVHFGGSVNPGVAGRIDVLSCHVITPEGEDLVITNDVKYPHIESIALSAGLCSINFTDIDRSTLGDWTIYGKFRGWVGGIEEIILPLTFFLYNEADPYAQAYNVTVLPEETHLVIMGTALNVDVTDSGNVDNCWYQTPSGQTYDLQDNPPPNELALKSLSDATGCRAAFDPITEDVVGEWRIIGKFSNGNQFTERQLTFHVIKEDPANPIIDEFRDIEYLAEVIVDTDMGSTNTITIPTASFVVTESCHILTPSGLQYAFIPGYNIPNVEFIQGSGIACGVMINVTCVDLLGEWTLISRAARYSTPIERRRPFSIRIEETLSLGNAINITEGNDLYLSLPNATSMYDTCKLYGPNNEEVTELEVDTFNRDSCGYVIRSVNNTHTGTWAIVYGNQITYRATVVVNVLEFINITLDNLSWDIGSSVDITVGPEDAVYCRVRDNKYQIVSEGFGPCRIVVDRATMDHKGQWSASIGIAGTVVLEYISFNVDVRGDGAGPVVTTGVAWNGDSVTLTCSVPAGYEVSACKFRDPNHDTMVASHGVSQGGYIGSIRGYEIDAESNSCSLRIMTMTHWQEGSWRCAVNTTQGVSHGFLRVYAATVAGQTEGYYQHEPVLRSTDVFAYEGDAVTMSCTIDAAIRYCYFRASNGTVYNVGPSILSPHYEYVGSGLDAGDCGIRFNDLMKSDEGYWSCHVGLEDNIYAEEQRSRFSLHFDELIWTHQMWDRDTITVQMSIAAIAGTSELDYCRFVRIDGLGFTSHNAPLGYRVETDRMRHGQCVLQVETPGMLDLHPWVIAARLSGRSDEISRTTNLDLLVPPVIGMHMASAVLLWLFFAILCLLLILAAVSLIPKNNRKWTYERAAHIRDSFRRRPAPTQQTIASQPNQIIIGLPPKV; this is translated from the exons ATGAGCGCTTTTCAGTCGCATGTCAGAGGCAAAATGCTTCGGTTGTGTGTTTTCGGACTCCTTTGCACCATCCTGCTTGCAG gAGGTGCCACCGGCAACCAAGTCAGCATAGCTACAAGGGAACTAAATGAAGGAGATAGTTTCACATTATCTGTTGTAACCATATTACATAAACTGAATAAATGCATACTTATGCCACCACACAATGGCAGCGTAACTTTCACACCTCGTGACACTAGTCAGAAATTCGATAAATTTGAGGTACTGAATGGAAATATAATGATCGCATGTGAGGTCAGAGTTCTTAATGTAGATAAAGAAGATGAAGGAGTGTGGGTGCTGACTTATGACCACGATGGCGATGATAAGGCTGAAACAGACACTGCACAAGTGGTTCTGATTACCGCTG AGCCCGAAAAAGAAGAAGAGGATGAAAACATCCACTTTCTTAGCAAGATCAACCATTTTACAAGAGAGGGATTAGTAATAGATGTGTCTTTAGATAACACAGTATCAGACGAAGAATGCTACATTCGGCCTCCAGGAGGTAGTCTCGTGAAGTCTGAATCCTTCCAAATGGAAAATGTTACAGTGCAGAAAAAGAGCAATTTTGTTTCCTGTAGAATCTCCATCGGACCAATGACGCAAAACTTGTTAGGCGAATGGAGTCTCTGCGGCAAACCTGCTGGGAAAGATGAAATGCGATGCCAGCAAGCCGAAATAGTTTGGA ataacAATAACAGGCCAGCTACTCATTGGGATCAGACCATACAAAATAGGTTCAGTCATCCAGTTCACTTTGGAGGAAGCGTAAACCCCGGTGTAGCAGGACGAATTGATGTTCTCTCCTGTCACGTCATAACTCCTGAGGGCGAAGACCTGGTTATAACTAATGATGTAAAGTACCCCCACATAGAAAGTATTGCTCTCAGTGCTGGTCTTTGTAGCATTAATTTCACTGATATAGATAGATCAACCTTAGGCGATTGGACTATCTATGGAAAATTCCGTGGATGGGTTGGCGGAATAGAAGAGATTATCTTGCCATTGACCTTTTTCCTTTACA ATGAAGCAGACCCTTACGCACAGGCGTACAATGTGACCGTACTCCCAGAGGAAACACATCTCGTTATTATGGGAACTGCTCTAAATGTCGATGTAACAGACTCCGGGAATGTGGATAATTGTTGGTACCAAACCCCTTCAGGGCAAACATACGATTTGCAAGACAACCCTCCCCCGAATGAACTAGCGTTAAAGAGTCTGAGTGATGCTACTGGCTGTAGAGCAGCTTTTGATCCAATCACTGAGGACGTTGTGGGCGAATGGCGGATAATTGGAAAATTCAGTAATGGAAATCAGTTTACTGAGAGACAATTGACGTTCCATGTCATCAAGGAAG ATCCTGCAAATCCCATTATCGATGAATTCAGAGATATTGAATATTTGGCCGAAGTCATCGTTGATACGGACATGGGATCAACTAATACAATAACTATTCCAACGGCTTCATTTGTGGTGACTGAGAGTTGTCACATATTGACCCCCAGTGGCCTGCAATACGCCTTCATACCTGGATATAATATACCTAACGTAGAATTCATTCAAGGAAGTGGTATTGCATGCGGAGTTATGATCAATGTAACATGTGTAGACCTGCTCGGTGAATGGACTCTAATTTCTAGGGCAGCTAGATATTCTACACCTATCGAAAGACGCCGGCCATTCTCTATCCGTATCGAAG AAACATTGTCTCTTGGGAATGCAATAAACATTACTGAAGGTAATGACCTGTATCTGAGTTTACCTAATGCTACATCAATGTATGACACTTGCAAACTGTATGGACCGAATAACGAAGAAGTGACAGAGTTGGAAGTTGATACATTCAATCGTGATTCCTGCGGTTACGTCATCAGAAGCGTAAATAACACTCACACGGGAACTTGGGCTATTGTGTATGGCAATCAAATTACATACAGGGCGACTGTTGTAGTTAACGTCTTAG AATTCATTAACATAACACTGGATAATTTGTCGTGGGACATTGGAAGTTCCGTCGATATAACCGTTGGTCCTGAAGATGCAGTGTACTGCAGAGTTAGAGATAACAAATACCAAATAGTTTCCGAAGGATTTGGTCCATGTAGAATAGTCGTGGATAGAGCAACTATGGATCACAAAGGACAGTGGAGTGCGTCTATCGGTATAGCTGGTACAGTTGTACTAGAATACATTAGCTTCAACGTCGACGTCAGAGGAGACG GCGCAGGACCAGTGGTTACAACAGGCGTGGCTTGGAACGGTGACTCAGTGACATTGACGTGCTCCGTGCCAGCTGGGTACGAGGTCAGCGCCTGCAAGTTCCGCGACCCTAATCACGATACTATGGTAGCAAGCCATGGGGTCAGCCAGGGCGGATATATCGGGTCCATCAGAGG CTATGAAATCGATGCTGAGAGCAATTCCTGCAGTCTTCGAATCATGACCATGACTCATTGGCAAGAGGGATCTTGGCGGTGTGCCGTGAACACTACGCAGGGAGTGTCACACGGTTTCCTTCGCGTGTATGCAGCGACAGTGGCTGGCCAAACTGAGGGATACTACCAACATg AGCCCGTGCTGCGTAGTACAGATGTGTTCGCGTATGAAGGCGACGCGGTGACTATGTCGTGTACCATTGACGCTGCCATTCGGTACTGCTACTTCAGAGCCTCGAACGGCACCGTCTACAATGTTGGCCCAT CTATATTGTCGCCTCACTACGAGTACGTAGGCAGCGGTTTAGATGCAGGAGACTGCGGCATCAGGTTCAATGACCTGATGAAGTCTGATGAAGGATACTGGAGCTGCCATGTTGGATTGGAAGACAACATTTATGCGGAGGAACAGAGGAGTCGCTTTTCTTTGCATTTTGATG AACTGATTTGGACGCATCAGATGTGGGACCGCGACACAATCACAGTGCAAATGTCAATAGCCGCCATTGCCGGAACTAGTGAGCTGGACTACTGCAGATTTGTGCGCATCGACGGACTTG GCTTCACATCACACAACGCGCCGCTAGGATACAGAGTGGAGACAGATCGCATGCGCCATGGGCAGTGTGTGCTGCAGGTGGAGACGCCAGGCATGCTGGACCTGCACCCCTGGGTGATAGCAGCTCGCCTGTCAGGCCGCAGTGATGAGATTTCAAGAACCACCAACCTTGACCTACTCGTGCCGCCCGTTATTGGCATGCACA TGGCTTCAGCAGTACTCCTGTGGCTGTTCTTCGCAATCCTGTGCTTGCTGCTGATTTTGGCTGCTGTCTCCCTCATCCCCAAGAACAACCGCAAGTGGACTTACGAGAGAGCCGCCCATATCAGGGACAGCTTCAGGAGAAGACCAGCTCCTACCCAGCAGACTATTGCAAGCCAGCCCAACCAGATCATCATTGGCTTGCCTCCAAAAGTTTGA